Genomic DNA from Candidatus Nitronereus thalassa:
ATGAAAAACTATTCTACCATTATTCGCTTCCAATGGATAGAAGTTCCTGAAAATAATGATTGAACAGTCGATTCTGGGGGTCATATCGCTTTCGGGTTTCCTCAAAGGTGTTCAGCCTGTCTCCAAAGGCCTTTCTGGCCTGGCCTTGGGTAATGCCATAACTTTGGTTAAAGAGTGGCACGCCTCCATGGTCACTACAAAACTCGTTGTAAGCCAGCAGGAACTCTTTCCACCCTGGATCGCCAGTTGAAACGGGATCAATACTGACCACTGGTTCATGAAACGAGTACGAGAATAGGGACTGTTGGTCCTGGGCAATCCGGTATCCCACATTAAGCATATTGCATCGATACCTATTTGATCGGTAATAGGCCCGGCAAAATTGAAAGTAGTCCCGCAGGGTTTGGAGAAAGGACTTTTCTGGAAATGCCCAAATACTGAAGGTATAGCGGCTCATTCCAGATTTTTCGGGATATCGGATAATTTGATCCGTGGGGCTCGTATGCGGACTTCGAAGAATATAATTCATGGAAAATCGAAGCAGTATTCCAAAAGTATCCAAGATGAAATAACGGAGCCCCTTTATGGGAACCAATTTCGTGACAAGAAACGCGAACAGCGGTGAAAAATTTTTCCACACAATATTCCTCGCCCACCAGACGAATCGAGATGGGGCCCGGTCATTCCGGTCATGATATTTTCTAAATTCAATGGTAATTTTGTTATCGAAGGGCCATAAGTACATCATGATGGCTTCGGGTTTACCAAAAATGGCGGGAAGCGATTGGGCAAAATCTTCAAGATCAAAGGTCTCATGATAGACGGCCATGGACTGTAGGGGTCTAATGCGAAATGTCGCTTCAAAGATAACACCCAACAATCCATAACTGGAGCGCATGATTTGTAACAGGTCAGGCTGGGCTTCCGTGACTTCAAGCACTTCACCTGATGGTAAAACGAGTTTCATCCCTGCGACATAGGAAGCCACCTGTCCCCATTCCCCAGGCATGGAGGAATCCTTGGTCCCACCACATGCCGCGCTTCCTATGGATAGATTGCCAAGTTCGACGTTTACATAAAATTGCAGGCCCTGTTTCTCCAGTTCCTTGGCCACGTCAATATAAAGAGCCCCGGCTTGGGCGGTGACGGTATCCGAGCCGATCGACACAATCTTATTCATGCCGGTCATGTCGATATTGGTTCCCTCATTCGCCACGGCGCACCGAGTGGTGGAATGATTGGACCCCGTGGCGCGAACGGGGCTTGGATACTTCGAGGAATCAGTGAGGACTCGAACGATATCATCGACCGAATGTACGGTAACGACCTCCTTGGGGTGAGAAAGCAAATCCCCAAACCAATTTCGTTTTTCCATAATAAGATCCAGCCGAATGCCTAGACGCTACTCGTTTCTGAAAAATGCTTCGTCATCTTCGGCTCCAGGTCGTGGTTTCCAATCTAATGAGTAGTATTCTCCACGATCCCGAGCCCAGGGATCGAAGGCGTTGACGACGTGTTCCAGCTCTCCGCTCAATTCAGGCATCGTTCGGAGAAGGATGCGCTTCATCGGCAACATTTCTTGCTCATGATCATTGGGCTTGCCCTTTTCCATGACTTTTCCGGTCGGTCCATTGTCATTGACCCAATCCACCCCTAAGTAAGAATAAAACTCGGGACGAAAGCTGGACGTAAAAAACCGATCGCTGTACAACCGGCGAGAGGCGTTGAGAATAAACACCACAAACTGTGTTTCGGAAATGGCGAATCCATGCGGGCGTGTGGATTCAGCCAAATAGCCCACAATCGTATCCACGTCCTCAATATTATCCACAACCGTACCATCTGGATGACCCAAACAATCATTGATGGGAGATCCATCATCGTTTACCTGAGATTGGGTAATGATCTTCGAGGCATCACAGCGGTGCTGGCCATAAACCTCGCGCAAGGCTTTCACGAGTTGTTCCTGCTCCTCACGCGCGGGTGAATCTGCAGGCAATCGTTCATCATTAAAGTCGTTAAAACTCGTCAATTGTTTGAGAGCATATTGTCTTCGAAACTCGTTGTATCGTGGAATCCCGCGTTCGCGATCTCTAATGAGGTCCAACGCGGCCACGTCGATTTTGTGTGTCGAAGAGTTCAGATGAGGGATCGTCAAATTTTGCAAAAATTGTGGATGGTTCTGCAGTGTGAGTAGGCCTAATCGTTGACGGCCTAAACTTGTCGCCCAATTGGCCAATCCCCGACTCCGCATGGCTTCCGTCGCCTTAGCGCGAAAGGTGTCCACCACTGGCACTTTTTCTTTGACCACATTGGGGTTCGAAAGTTCTCGGTATTCTAAAAGGTCCGGTACTAAGGGGTGCAGCCGATACACGGAGATAAATTCTTCAGGAAAGTTAAAGGGTGATCCAAAGTGATTCACGCCTCCGTTCACATGATCGGGATTCGTCAGATCCCAAACATCTTCTTTGAGCGGAAACAGTCCTGACAGGACCGTCTTCCCTCGGTAGCGTTCGTTTCCAAGACCGAAAATTCCTGGGCCAACGGCAAAAACCGAATACCACGTAGTTTGTTTCTTCGAATTTTCCGATTCCCCAAAATTATTCACCACGACTTGTTCCAAGGCTTTAGCGACCAGAGGGTGCTCGGCGAACAGGCCACTCCAGTTGGAATTCATGCCCTTGTACAGGGCCTCGTTGTAGAGTAGCTGGGTGGTCCATTCGATCGTATGAATTTTCGCAATCTCGGCTGACACCACAAGGCGTGCGGCTTGATAGAGTTCTTCCGGGGTGACGTCTTTATAAGCAATGACCGTATTGGGGTTCACAGGATTTCGTAGCCCGGAATCTTCATCTGGAGTGTTTGCTGCGCGTTTCCGGAACTTCTCCACAAAAAGATTATGCTCACGAGCGAATACGTTATGAAGAAAACTCAAGCCCACGGTCCAGTTATCCGGAAAGGCTGCGGCTTCTTGACCTTGCCAGGCGTCATGCATAGGATCGGAGGAGTCCATCAATGGAAGATAGCCCAACTCGTTGGATGGGTTTCCTTGTGTATTTCTTTCAACCAACAATAGTTTAGCGGGGTCGGAGGGATCTCGTTTCACTCTTTGTAGAGAGGTCTGGTCGTACCCGTAGAGTTGGGAAGCATCCCACCAGGCCGTCACATGGTTGTGAAAAGTCTTTGGTGCTCGCGTCAGATATGATTTCTGATTATGGGTAAAAGTTTCAGGTTCGCTGTCTTCAGCAACTAGGGTTTTCCCGATGGCATCGCCGGGTCGGCATCCCAGTTGGGAAATGTCCTTGTCCGATAAGGACCTTCCTCCGAGATCCGTCCTACACCCAACTGTCATTGATTCGGGATGGTTGTTGCCTTCATCTAAATGCGCGAACCAGTCGTGGGTCATAAATTGAATCCAATATGCCGCAAGTACATTGAAGAACGGGGCCTTCTTGTAATCGCAATTGGCCTCTTTGGAATATCCTTCCAAGCCCGAACCCTCTTGGCATTTCGAGGGGTCAGACTGTGTGCGGGTGAAAAGCTTTCTGCTAATGATTTGAGGATCAGGCGTTAACAGTCCGATGCGTTCGCCATGTCGGTTGCGGATCAATTCCGTGCGGCTCAATTCGGAAAAGGTCTCATCGAATTCCACATTCCTGGCAAAGAGCATTCCCGTCGAGCCCATCAAGGGATTTTTGATATCGTTACAAATTCCCATAAGTGTTCGCTGGCGAATGAGTTCCCCTTGGCATAGTTGACCACTTTCTGTGGAGACATCTTGAAAGTGGGGATGCCCTGCGGGCAGTTGCATTTCAGGCCAAGTTTTGAGGGCAGGACCGTCAATCCCTTCACGACCTTTAATATAATGTTCAAAGGTACGGCTATTGTCATAGAGGTTAAATTTAATTAATCCGATCCGCTGAAGTTCCAGATCAAGGAGGGCGCCGTTAATGCCTCGTCCATTGGGACTCAACGGCCCAGTGCTTTTTATAATCCCTTCTCTTTTGGAAGTGGCGTCGCCCACGGCATAGTAATTGGCCCAGTCGTTCCATGGGGTGTCGCGTTGCGCTGCCGCTTCGGTTCCGCCGCGACACAAAGCGGTCTGTTCGGAGACTTTTCCCAGGAATCGGTTTTCCCGTTTTTTCGCCAGTGTGAGAACACCGGTGACGAGTTTTCCCTTGCAGCTCTCTAGAGAAATTTTTTCTTCTTTCCGGCTCCCATCGGTCACGCATCCGAACAAAAGGGAAAGAGGTAATATGCATGCGAGTAGCAACGAGCGACCAGTAGAAGTATTCTTCATGAAATTTCTCCAGATGGGTTAATCACCAATAGATAACAACGTGTCATGATACATCGAGTTCAAATGAGGCTGAGATGGCGTCAGGGTTAAGAGAGAGGAGTCGGCATCAGGCCGATGGTTGGGGCGTTTTGGGAAATTCCTCTTCCATTTCGTCCCCGTGAGCCAACCTCTTGTCAGCCTGGTCTTGAGAATGACCAATGAATTCGGAGTGGAATCATAAGAAATTCACGATGTTTAGTAAATCTTTTTTGTATGCTTGCCCACAGACCGTCCATATGTCCTGGGCTAGGTTCGTATTTGGTTTCCCTAGATCCTTAACCTGGAGAAAACGTCCTTGAGTGAGGAGCCTCGTTCTGTAGGGAATGGGGCTCCTTTTTTGGGGAGAGCGGATCACTAGAAATTTTTTGGCACAAATTCATCCTACTTCCAAGAATCTGTGGAACCACTCATTTAAAACGAACTCAAATCAATGAACATTAAGGAAGCAAAATTTCATAGAGCTCTCCTCATTCTTAGGGGCCTCGGTGGAAAAAATAGTTTAGCCCATGATTTCTTGGTCCGAATATTTCCGTAGTTGGAACAGGTCCATGCCATTCAAACCCTTAAAAATTGAAGATTTGCGAATCGGACACTATGTCAAGCTAGAGTGTTCATGGTGGAGGCACCCTTTCGCCAAAAACATTTTTAAAGTTACCACCGCAGCTGAACTCCGCCTTATAAAGAAAATATCAAAACTTACGTTGTTTTATGATCCTGAGCTTTCGGATACCGGCTCGGAAATAGAAGAAAAACCACCAGAGGGTCAAGGATATTCCTTTCCTGGATCTTCTGCGCAGGTGAGTGGAGATCAAAAGGTTCACTTATTTGATGCAGAGCGCCAAGATAGAGAGGAAGAAGCCAAAGAACATAAGATCAGGGTTCTGGCGGAGGATCGCGGAAAGCGGCGCGAAGCTTATCGAGAACGGAGAAACCAACTCAAGAAAACGGAACGGGCTTATGAAGACGCGGCAAAACAAACCAAAATTGCTCTCAAAAATATGGCATCCGGTGATATAGCCGGGTTACGCATGGCAGAAAATTTGCTATCGGACTTGACCAAGTCGTTGGGGGAGGACCGAATTGTCATGGCCCTTCTCGAGGTGATGAACTCTAAGGATACTGAAGATCCGCTTTTTGTTCATGCCATGAATGTCTGTGTCCTTTCGATGTTGGTGGGAAAAATCATGGGACTATCAGGAAAAGATTTGACGACATTAGGATTGGGCGCGTTGGCCCATGACATCGGATATCTCAAAATTCCGCGAGCTGTGTGTTTAACCACAGCTGGATTTGCGAGGGAAGGAGCAAATTTAAAACTCCACATTGAGGCAGGTCTTTCCGGAATTGGACGAATTCCTGAGTTTCCGGAACCCGGGATACAAATCATTGCGCAACATCATGAACGTCTTAATGGTCGGGGATATCCCCATGGACTCACCCGAGACCAAATTTCCCTTTTAGCCAAAATTGTGATGATTGTCGATGAGTACGATGAGCTGTGTAACGGTCAGGACGACGAGGAAGGGTTGACTCCTTACGAAGCACTCTCCCTCATGTATAAAAATGCCACGGTAAGGAAAACGGGAGAATTTGATGAGGAAATTCTGATTCTCGTCATCAAAACCCTGGGAGTCTATCCGCCAGGAACATTGGTGGAATTGAATGACGGGTCGATCGGGGTGGTCATTAGTATCAATCCTCAATGCCGAACAAAGCCGCAGGTTATGATTTATGAGTCTGATGTTCCGCAGGATGAAGCCGTCATTGTCGATCTATCTCAAGATGAAGAATTATCCATTGAAAAAAGTCTTCGTCCTCAGGAGATCAGTAAAGTAGCAAAAAACTATCTTTGCCCAAATCGGGTTACAGGTTTTTTCCCTTCTTCATCTGAAATTTCACTTTTCTCACAAGCCAGACAGGCAGTTTCCTAACCATCCATTCAGTGGCTTGGCTCCTTCCTGATTGGACCGTTGAGCGAGTCGGAAACTAAGTGTCATCGCCAATGTGAAATTTGGGTAACATTCAGAAGAACCTTAAACAGTACCCAATTAATATAACTCCATTCTTTTTCTTTAGCTTACCTCTTAAAAAACCGAAATAATCCTTATGTAACAAGGTTTTCGATCCGCTTTTATGACAATGGGTTAATCCGCTATGCCTTTTAAGCCTTTGAAAACAGAAGACCTTGCTCAAGGAATGTTTGTGAAGCTGGATTGTTCCTGGTGGCGGCATCCCTTTGCCACGAACAAGTTTAAGGTCACCTCTCAAAAAGATTTAGAAACCATAAAAAAAATTACTAACCTAAAACTGTTTTATGATCCCAACCTCTCCGATGTATTACCTCCCTCGGAAGAAGATCCCGACAGTTCCGTTACAGCCAGAGAAATAGTTCCAGAAGTAGCTCCAATTCCAGAAAGTCCTGTGGAGGCAAAAGTAGAGAGAGAAGAGGATTCGGATATACTTCCTGGAGATAGGAAAGAACGCACAAAGGCGTTTAAGGAACGGCGTGATCAGATCAAACGCTCGGAAGAGGCCTATCAGGAATCCACCAAGCAGGCCAAAGTGGCGCTCAAGAATTTGTCGGCAGGGGATCCCAGGGGCCTACAAAGTGCGGAAAAAATTTTAACGAACTTGACGAAATCTTTGTCCAGCGAACGAACACTCATGGCACTTCTCGAAGTGATGAACTCAACAGAAATTGACGATCCGTTGTATTTTCATGTGATGAACGTCTGCGTGTTGTCCCTCCTTGTAGGAAAAGAATTGGAGCTCGAACAAGCAGACCTTATGCACTTAGGACTGGGGGCGTTGTCTCATGACATCGGGTTTTTGAATCTCCCGAGGCAACTCCGTCTGACCAAGCCAGGATTTGTGCATCAAGCGGCTGATCCTTCTCTCCATATCGAGCAAGGATTGAAAAGCGTGTTGAAAATGGAGGATTTTCCTGAAGCCAGCATCAAGATTATTGCTCAACATCATGAGCGGCTCAATGGGAGTGGTCATCCCAATCAATTGGCTGGGGATGAGATTTCCCTGTTAGCTAAAATCGTCATGGCTGTCGATGAATACGATGATCTCTGCAATAACCCCAATCGCCAGCAAAACCATACTCCGTACGAAGCTCTTTCTCAGCTGTATAAGAATGCGTCTGTCAACCAAACCGGGGAATTCGATCCCAATATTCTGGTTGTTCTCATAAAGGCGCTTGGTGTTTATCCTCCAGGAACGGTGGTCGAATTGAGCGACGGTTCCGTGGGTGTTGTGGTGAGTATTAATTCCAATACTAGAACCAAACCTCAAATAATGCTCTACGTTCCCAATGTTTCCTATGACGAAGCCGTCATTGTGGATTTGGCAAAGGAAGAAGGCTTGACGATTCAGAAAAGCTTAAAGCCTAAGGAATTGAGCCGGGCCGTCCGTGAATACTTGAGCCCTCATCGAGTGACGGGATACTTCCCCTCTGCCGTGGGAATATCTGTGGGAGCGTCGCCTCAACCAGTGTTGAGATAGTTGATTCTTCTCTGACCTGTAGTCATTGTGACAAACCTCGTTTTTCGGTATAACCCTCTCAAATAGTTCTTCCCTTTCAGGTGTACTTCGCCATAAATTCATGTGGCATGGGTGGTAATTTCAAGGAGACAATATGCGAACGGTTATCTTCACACTCGTGTTGATTCTCATGCCTTCTGCTTTTGCTTTGGCAAAGGTTCAAACCCAAGCCATTTCCTATCAACATGGTGAAGTTCAGCTTGAAGGTATTCTTGCTTGGGATGACTCGATAACCGGCAAGCGTCCGGGCATCTTAGTCGTCCATGAATGGTGGGGATTGAATGACTACGCGCGCGACCGTGCTCGACAACTTGCGCAACTGGGCTATGTGGCGTTTGCCGCGGATATGTATGGAAAAGATAAGATCACGGTTCATCCGGATCAAGCAGGTGCCTGGATGAAGCAGGTGCAAGCCAATGTAAGCCAATGGCAGGCTCGAGCCATAAAAGGATTGGCGGTGTTACGAAGCCAAGAGCAGGTGGATCCAAAAAACATTGCCGCCATCGGGTATTGTTTTGGTGGGGCGACGGTCATCCAGTTGGCTTATAGTGGAGAAGAGATCAAGGGGGCGGTCAGTTTCCATGGAGCCTTGCCATTGCCAATAGGGAAGCAAGCGACTAAGGTGAAAACCAAGATTCTAATTGCACATGGCAATGCCGATCCGTTTCAGAAAGAGGACCACATTCGAAAATTCAGAAATGCCTTGGACAAAGCCAACGTTGATTGGCAGATGGTATTCTACGCCGGTGCCCGGCACAGTTTCACTGACCCCGGTGCGGATGCGCGTGGCATGGATGCCCTCAAATATGATCAGGCCGCGGATGTTCGATCATGGAAACATATGCAACTTTTTTTTGATGAAATCTTTTTGACCCCCTAAATGGTGCCCTTCTTACATTCAAGTTTGATCCCGCCTCTCTCTCATGGAATTGTTTGACATTCTTGCTATCGTTATCAGCCTGACCGCTGGCTTTGCCTACCTCAACCATCGATTCATTGGGCTGCCCGTCACCATCGGCGTGATGGTCATTGCCTTGTTAGCCTCGTTACTTCTTCAAATAATTGATCTTGCCGGCTTGCACCTCGGGGATCATGCGGCGCGGTGGCTCTCTAGCATTGACTTCAATGCCACGCTCCTTCATGGCATGCTCAGCTACCTTCTCTTTGCGGGAGCCCTGCACGTCAAACTCGATGATTTGCATGAACACAAATGGACTATTGGAATATTAGCTACGGTGGGGACGGTGGTCTCGACCTTTTTAGTGGGGACAATAACCTGGTGGGTACTTGGACTGTTGGGCGTCGCGCTCCCCTTAGTCATGTGTCTGGTGTTCGGAGCCCTCATTTCCCCAACCGACCCTATTGCCGTTCTGGGGATTTTAAAAAATGCCAAAGCACCCAAAAGTTTGGAAGTAAAGATTACCGGGGAGTCATTGTTCAATGATGGTGTGGGGGTGGTGATCTTCCTCGTCTTGGCGGAAATCGCTACAAGCACGCATGAACCCACCATGAGTCATATGGCAGGACTCTTCGCCCAAGAAGCCATTGGTGGCACGCTTTTTGGTTTAGCCTTGGGGGCGCTAGGCTATGGCCTGCTTAAAAGCATCGACCAATACCAGGTAGAAGTCATTATCACCTTGGCGCTGGTCACCGGTGGCTATGCTCTGGCCGATGCCCTACATCTTTCGGGGCCGATTGCCATTGTGGTAGCGGGCCTGGTCATTGGGAATCAAGGGCGCCGTTTCGCGATGTCTGAAAAAACTCGGGAACATCTGGATGTGTTTTGGGAACTGCTCGATGAAATCCTGAATGCGGTTCTCTTTGTACTGATCGGCCTGGAAGTGTTGGTTCTCACTTTTACCCAAGAATATCTGCTCGCAAGCTTAGCGCTTATTCCCTTAATTTTGCTTTGTCGCTTGGTGGCCATCGGATTGCCCATGACCCTGCTTCGTCGGGTGCGCACATTTTCGCCTGGTGCGATCTGGCTGATGACCTGGGGCGGACTACGTGGGGGAATCAGCGTGGCCTTAGCCTTATCGTTACCAACGAGCCCGGAACGAGACGTGATCCTAGCGATCACCTATGCGGTAGTCGTGTTCTCCATTGTGGTCCAAGGATTAACTATGGAGAAACTGGTGAAACGCCTGTCCGTATCCTGAAGGCGTTCGGTGGAGTAGTTGGAGACAATTAAGAAAGCCAGCCTAAATAATGTTCTGATCGAATTTCGTCCTATGATGACTCTCTTTTGGATCGCTCTACCCGAGACTCAAGCATAGCTTCTTGTACGGTCGTACAGGGGTCTAACAGGGCTTTGGTCAAGGCGTCCATGGCTTGCTGGGCGTGTTGAGTCTCATGCGGGTGGCGCTCCCGAGGGGGGTGAAGTTTCTTGCTCGCTGTGGGTTTCTTCCGATTCGCTAATCCTATCTGCATGGTCTGGGCCAGTTGCGCTCGTGGGTCGAGTGTCATAATGCCTTTGTGTGTGTAAGCCCCCATGGGCCGTGGGTGAGTAAATGGTTCTCACTGACGAGGTACGCAAGGGTCGTACCAGAATTCCTAATTCAGCGCGGTAGTTGGGCTACACCAAAAACTATGATGCCTAGAGGACCTTTCCTCGCTCAGGAATTCATCGGCTATTCGCGCGACAAAAAAGAGTCATAATTTTGGCAACATAAGTCATGGACACCGACACCATTAATTTCATTCTTGCCATTCTCAGCGCGGGGTTTTGGCTGCCGATCGGCATTCTTCTAATTTTGAAGAGACATGCCTTGACTGTGTTGGCCTCGTTGGATGAGGGGCCTACTCAGAACTGGCCGAAAGTCACCGTGGTTATCCCGGCGAGAAATGAAGAACGCAATGTGAACCAAGCGCTCCAGTCAGTTTTAAGGCTGGATTATCCTGACCTGCAGATTGTGGTGGTGAATGATCGGTCCACGGATGGAACCGGAAGCATTTTGAAACAATTGGCGGAACAGGATCCCCGGCTAACGCTCATGCATATTCAATCGTTACCGGACGGGTGGTTGGGGAAAACCCATGCCCTTCACATGGCGGCTCGGCAGGCGCTAGGAGAGTTTATTCTTTTCACCGATGCGGATATCGTGTTTCATCCTTTGGCACTTAGAAAAGCCATGAGCCATGTTCAAGCCAACCGGTTGGATCATCTCACGGTGGTACCGGAAG
This window encodes:
- a CDS encoding FAD-binding oxidoreductase, with the translated sequence MEKRNWFGDLLSHPKEVVTVHSVDDIVRVLTDSSKYPSPVRATGSNHSTTRCAVANEGTNIDMTGMNKIVSIGSDTVTAQAGALYIDVAKELEKQGLQFYVNVELGNLSIGSAACGGTKDSSMPGEWGQVASYVAGMKLVLPSGEVLEVTEAQPDLLQIMRSSYGLLGVIFEATFRIRPLQSMAVYHETFDLEDFAQSLPAIFGKPEAIMMYLWPFDNKITIEFRKYHDRNDRAPSRFVWWARNIVWKNFSPLFAFLVTKLVPIKGLRYFILDTFGILLRFSMNYILRSPHTSPTDQIIRYPEKSGMSRYTFSIWAFPEKSFLQTLRDYFQFCRAYYRSNRYRCNMLNVGYRIAQDQQSLFSYSFHEPVVSIDPVSTGDPGWKEFLLAYNEFCSDHGGVPLFNQSYGITQGQARKAFGDRLNTFEETRKRYDPQNRLFNHYFQELLSIGSE
- a CDS encoding peroxidase family protein, whose translation is MKNTSTGRSLLLACILPLSLLFGCVTDGSRKEEKISLESCKGKLVTGVLTLAKKRENRFLGKVSEQTALCRGGTEAAAQRDTPWNDWANYYAVGDATSKREGIIKSTGPLSPNGRGINGALLDLELQRIGLIKFNLYDNSRTFEHYIKGREGIDGPALKTWPEMQLPAGHPHFQDVSTESGQLCQGELIRQRTLMGICNDIKNPLMGSTGMLFARNVEFDETFSELSRTELIRNRHGERIGLLTPDPQIISRKLFTRTQSDPSKCQEGSGLEGYSKEANCDYKKAPFFNVLAAYWIQFMTHDWFAHLDEGNNHPESMTVGCRTDLGGRSLSDKDISQLGCRPGDAIGKTLVAEDSEPETFTHNQKSYLTRAPKTFHNHVTAWWDASQLYGYDQTSLQRVKRDPSDPAKLLLVERNTQGNPSNELGYLPLMDSSDPMHDAWQGQEAAAFPDNWTVGLSFLHNVFAREHNLFVEKFRKRAANTPDEDSGLRNPVNPNTVIAYKDVTPEELYQAARLVVSAEIAKIHTIEWTTQLLYNEALYKGMNSNWSGLFAEHPLVAKALEQVVVNNFGESENSKKQTTWYSVFAVGPGIFGLGNERYRGKTVLSGLFPLKEDVWDLTNPDHVNGGVNHFGSPFNFPEEFISVYRLHPLVPDLLEYRELSNPNVVKEKVPVVDTFRAKATEAMRSRGLANWATSLGRQRLGLLTLQNHPQFLQNLTIPHLNSSTHKIDVAALDLIRDRERGIPRYNEFRRQYALKQLTSFNDFNDERLPADSPAREEQEQLVKALREVYGQHRCDASKIITQSQVNDDGSPINDCLGHPDGTVVDNIEDVDTIVGYLAESTRPHGFAISETQFVVFILNASRRLYSDRFFTSSFRPEFYSYLGVDWVNDNGPTGKVMEKGKPNDHEQEMLPMKRILLRTMPELSGELEHVVNAFDPWARDRGEYYSLDWKPRPGAEDDEAFFRNE
- a CDS encoding HD-GYP domain-containing protein, whose translation is MPFKPLKIEDLRIGHYVKLECSWWRHPFAKNIFKVTTAAELRLIKKISKLTLFYDPELSDTGSEIEEKPPEGQGYSFPGSSAQVSGDQKVHLFDAERQDREEEAKEHKIRVLAEDRGKRREAYRERRNQLKKTERAYEDAAKQTKIALKNMASGDIAGLRMAENLLSDLTKSLGEDRIVMALLEVMNSKDTEDPLFVHAMNVCVLSMLVGKIMGLSGKDLTTLGLGALAHDIGYLKIPRAVCLTTAGFAREGANLKLHIEAGLSGIGRIPEFPEPGIQIIAQHHERLNGRGYPHGLTRDQISLLAKIVMIVDEYDELCNGQDDEEGLTPYEALSLMYKNATVRKTGEFDEEILILVIKTLGVYPPGTLVELNDGSIGVVISINPQCRTKPQVMIYESDVPQDEAVIVDLSQDEELSIEKSLRPQEISKVAKNYLCPNRVTGFFPSSSEISLFSQARQAVS
- a CDS encoding HD-GYP domain-containing protein, translated to MPFKPLKTEDLAQGMFVKLDCSWWRHPFATNKFKVTSQKDLETIKKITNLKLFYDPNLSDVLPPSEEDPDSSVTAREIVPEVAPIPESPVEAKVEREEDSDILPGDRKERTKAFKERRDQIKRSEEAYQESTKQAKVALKNLSAGDPRGLQSAEKILTNLTKSLSSERTLMALLEVMNSTEIDDPLYFHVMNVCVLSLLVGKELELEQADLMHLGLGALSHDIGFLNLPRQLRLTKPGFVHQAADPSLHIEQGLKSVLKMEDFPEASIKIIAQHHERLNGSGHPNQLAGDEISLLAKIVMAVDEYDDLCNNPNRQQNHTPYEALSQLYKNASVNQTGEFDPNILVVLIKALGVYPPGTVVELSDGSVGVVVSINSNTRTKPQIMLYVPNVSYDEAVIVDLAKEEGLTIQKSLKPKELSRAVREYLSPHRVTGYFPSAVGISVGASPQPVLR
- a CDS encoding dienelactone hydrolase family protein; amino-acid sequence: MRTVIFTLVLILMPSAFALAKVQTQAISYQHGEVQLEGILAWDDSITGKRPGILVVHEWWGLNDYARDRARQLAQLGYVAFAADMYGKDKITVHPDQAGAWMKQVQANVSQWQARAIKGLAVLRSQEQVDPKNIAAIGYCFGGATVIQLAYSGEEIKGAVSFHGALPLPIGKQATKVKTKILIAHGNADPFQKEDHIRKFRNALDKANVDWQMVFYAGARHSFTDPGADARGMDALKYDQAADVRSWKHMQLFFDEIFLTP
- a CDS encoding sodium:proton antiporter; protein product: MELFDILAIVISLTAGFAYLNHRFIGLPVTIGVMVIALLASLLLQIIDLAGLHLGDHAARWLSSIDFNATLLHGMLSYLLFAGALHVKLDDLHEHKWTIGILATVGTVVSTFLVGTITWWVLGLLGVALPLVMCLVFGALISPTDPIAVLGILKNAKAPKSLEVKITGESLFNDGVGVVIFLVLAEIATSTHEPTMSHMAGLFAQEAIGGTLFGLALGALGYGLLKSIDQYQVEVIITLALVTGGYALADALHLSGPIAIVVAGLVIGNQGRRFAMSEKTREHLDVFWELLDEILNAVLFVLIGLEVLVLTFTQEYLLASLALIPLILLCRLVAIGLPMTLLRRVRTFSPGAIWLMTWGGLRGGISVALALSLPTSPERDVILAITYAVVVFSIVVQGLTMEKLVKRLSVS